One Gemmatimonadota bacterium DNA window includes the following coding sequences:
- a CDS encoding alpha-L-fucosidase yields the protein MTLPRRDFLATGAAGLGALGLGRGWPALEGMVRVLPSAPGDMRWWREARFGMFVHWGLYAILGGEYGGRTDYGEWIRNNAHIPLAEYDRLVARFNPSGFDANQWAALAHEAGMGYLTITTKHHDGFALFDSALTDFCVRSTPFKRDIMHEVAAACRRHGVRPCWYHSIMDWHHPDYLPRRDWEAETRSAEGARYARYEAYLHGQVSELLTRYGDIGVMWFDGQWEGTWTQAMGRRLYDKCRALQPAVIVNNRVNGWSATPVPPEAQLGDFRTPEQEIPATGWPGVDWESCITMNRNWGYNSHDHDFKSVEQLVGMLVETASKGGNLLLNVGPKPDGSFPEESVERLRAMGRWMAVNGEAIRGTSASPFARAPFRATSKPSRLYLFLGEWPGAELRVPGLRTPIHRATLLGDPARGPLAWTAGPEGMTVQLPGAPPDGPWPVVRLEFDRTPEVTG from the coding sequence GTGACCCTGCCCCGTCGCGACTTCCTCGCCACCGGCGCCGCCGGGCTCGGCGCCCTGGGGCTTGGCCGCGGGTGGCCCGCCCTCGAGGGAATGGTCCGCGTCCTGCCAAGCGCTCCAGGTGACATGCGCTGGTGGCGCGAGGCGCGCTTCGGGATGTTCGTCCACTGGGGGCTCTACGCCATCCTCGGCGGCGAGTACGGCGGCCGCACCGACTACGGCGAGTGGATCCGCAACAACGCGCACATCCCCCTCGCCGAGTACGACCGGCTGGTGGCCCGGTTCAACCCGTCGGGCTTCGACGCCAACCAGTGGGCGGCGCTCGCGCACGAGGCGGGGATGGGCTACCTCACCATCACCACCAAGCACCACGACGGCTTTGCCCTCTTCGACTCCGCCCTCACCGATTTCTGCGTGCGCTCCACCCCGTTCAAGCGCGACATCATGCACGAGGTGGCCGCCGCCTGCCGCCGCCACGGCGTCCGTCCCTGCTGGTACCACTCCATCATGGACTGGCACCACCCCGACTACCTCCCGCGCCGCGACTGGGAGGCCGAGACCCGCTCGGCGGAGGGGGCGCGGTACGCCCGCTACGAGGCGTACCTGCACGGGCAGGTCAGCGAGCTGCTCACCCGCTACGGCGACATCGGCGTGATGTGGTTCGACGGCCAGTGGGAGGGCACCTGGACCCAGGCGATGGGCCGGCGGCTCTACGACAAGTGCCGCGCGCTGCAGCCGGCGGTCATCGTGAACAACCGGGTCAACGGCTGGTCGGCCACCCCGGTGCCGCCCGAGGCGCAACTGGGTGACTTCCGCACCCCGGAGCAGGAGATCCCGGCCACCGGCTGGCCGGGCGTGGACTGGGAGTCGTGCATCACGATGAACCGTAACTGGGGCTACAACAGCCACGACCACGACTTCAAGTCCGTGGAGCAGCTGGTCGGGATGCTGGTGGAGACGGCGTCGAAGGGCGGCAACCTGCTGCTCAACGTGGGGCCGAAGCCGGACGGGAGCTTCCCGGAGGAGAGCGTGGAGCGGCTCCGCGCCATGGGCCGCTGGATGGCGGTGAACGGCGAGGCGATCCGCGGCACCAGCGCCTCGCCGTTTGCCCGGGCGCCGTTCCGCGCCACCAGCAAGCCCAGCCGCCTCTACCTCTTCCTCGGTGAGTGGCCGGGGGCGGAGCTGCGGGTGCCGGGCCTGCGCACCCCCATCCACCGCGCCACGCTGCTCGGCGATCCGGCGCGCGGCCCGCTGGCCTGGACCGCGGGGCCGGAGGGGATGACCGTGCAGCTGCCGGGCGCGCCGCCCGATGGCCCCTGGCCGGTGGTCCGGCTGGAGTTCGACCGGACCCCCGAGGTGACCGGCTAG
- a CDS encoding PAS domain S-box protein, whose product MTTALSAHTPDDAGLRSLAESAGDLLSCHAPDGVYRYASPAAARLLGYEPAELVGRPVFDLFHPDELGLAQQAHEALRQSGVSTVITHRLRAKDGTYLWFECSVRAIRDPGTGEVQEIHSVTRDVTRRRLAEERLRESEARYRAVLDGLAVGVVVHAADAGIVLANRAARELLGASEGQLQGLTSFNPYWLLLGEDERPVPPSDHPAMVALQTARPVWDRVVGVTSAAGGITWLVVNAIPAVGGDGRATQVVVSFSDVTAVRRKAMERAGAGGVLQGLVPICAQCKKTRTAVGEWRPIEEYLWHTAGIECSHSLCPVCAARLFPDVMDA is encoded by the coding sequence ATGACGACCGCATTGTCAGCCCACACTCCGGACGACGCCGGCCTGCGCAGCCTGGCCGAGTCGGCCGGGGACCTGCTCTCCTGCCACGCGCCGGACGGGGTGTACCGGTACGCCTCTCCCGCCGCGGCGCGCCTGCTCGGCTACGAACCCGCTGAGCTGGTGGGACGGCCCGTCTTCGACCTGTTCCACCCCGACGAGCTGGGGCTCGCGCAGCAGGCCCACGAGGCGCTGCGCCAGTCGGGCGTCTCCACCGTCATCACCCATCGGCTGCGGGCCAAGGACGGCACATACCTCTGGTTCGAGTGTTCGGTGCGGGCCATCCGCGACCCGGGCACCGGCGAGGTGCAGGAGATCCACTCGGTGACCCGCGACGTGACCCGGCGCCGGCTGGCGGAGGAGCGGCTGCGCGAGAGCGAGGCCCGCTACCGCGCGGTACTCGACGGCCTGGCCGTGGGCGTGGTGGTGCATGCGGCGGATGCCGGCATCGTGCTCGCCAACCGGGCGGCGCGCGAGCTGCTCGGCGCGAGCGAGGGGCAACTCCAGGGGCTCACCTCCTTCAATCCATACTGGCTGCTGCTGGGCGAGGATGAACGCCCGGTGCCGCCCTCGGATCACCCCGCCATGGTGGCGCTGCAGACCGCGCGCCCGGTGTGGGACCGGGTGGTGGGGGTGACCTCCGCGGCCGGCGGCATCACCTGGCTGGTGGTCAACGCGATCCCCGCGGTCGGCGGCGACGGGCGCGCCACCCAGGTGGTGGTGTCGTTCAGCGACGTGACGGCGGTGCGGCGGAAGGCCATGGAGCGCGCCGGGGCCGGCGGTGTGCTGCAGGGACTGGTGCCCATCTGCGCCCAGTGCAAGAAGACCCGCACGGCGGTGGGCGAGTGGCGGCCGATCGAGGAGTACCTCTGGCACACGGCGGGGATCGAATGCTCCCACTCGCTCTGCCCGGTCTGTGCGGCCCGGCTCTTCCCCGACGTGATGGACGCCTAG
- a CDS encoding 3'-5' exonuclease: MSLDAESLIRQLEATGDYRVLRRFAPRERYGEAGPGGVRQGLVVDVETTGLDPVADAIIELAAVPFTFSPADGVVIAVEPPATWLEDPGRPIPREVVELTGITQEMVTGQRIDDAAATALVERADLVIAHNAAFDRRFLNRRLPACAQKPWACSQREIPWKREVGASAALEFLLVKHAGMFFQGHRAAVDCQALVHLLATPLASGGTPLRWLLESARRTTARIWAVDAPYDAKDALKTRGYSWNGGGDGRPKAWFREVPKEDLEAEKAWLAANAYGGRPGNPRVDPLTAKTRYSE, encoded by the coding sequence ATGTCCCTGGACGCGGAATCCCTGATCCGGCAGCTCGAGGCCACCGGCGACTACCGGGTGCTGCGCCGCTTCGCGCCGCGCGAGCGCTACGGTGAGGCGGGGCCGGGCGGCGTGCGGCAGGGGCTGGTGGTCGATGTGGAGACCACCGGCCTCGACCCGGTGGCCGATGCGATCATCGAGCTCGCCGCGGTGCCGTTCACCTTCAGCCCCGCCGATGGCGTGGTGATCGCCGTGGAGCCGCCGGCCACCTGGCTCGAGGACCCGGGTCGCCCCATCCCCCGCGAGGTGGTGGAGCTGACGGGCATCACCCAGGAGATGGTGACGGGGCAGCGGATCGATGACGCCGCCGCCACCGCGCTGGTGGAGCGCGCCGACCTGGTCATCGCCCACAATGCCGCCTTCGACCGCAGGTTCCTCAACCGGCGGCTGCCGGCGTGCGCCCAGAAGCCCTGGGCCTGCTCCCAGCGCGAGATCCCCTGGAAGCGGGAGGTCGGCGCGTCGGCGGCGCTCGAGTTCCTGCTGGTCAAGCACGCCGGGATGTTCTTCCAGGGCCACCGCGCCGCGGTGGACTGCCAGGCGCTGGTCCACCTGCTGGCCACCCCCCTCGCCTCGGGGGGCACCCCGCTCCGCTGGCTGCTCGAGAGCGCCCGCCGCACCACCGCGCGCATCTGGGCGGTGGACGCGCCCTACGACGCCAAGGACGCCCTCAAGACCCGTGGCTACAGCTGGAACGGCGGTGGCGACGGCCGGCCCAAGGCCTGGTTCCGTGAGGTGCCCAAGGAGGATCTCGAGGCCGAGAAGGCCTGGCTGGCCGCCAACGCCTACGGCGGCCGCCCCGGGAATCCCCGGGTGGACCCGCTCACCGCGAAGACCCGCTACTCCGAGTGA
- a CDS encoding cystathionine gamma-lyase yields MHPDTRILHAGYPSNRTPGPYLPGPAFAGTYVAPGDPAQHPLTYGRFHNPTWLAWEAALAELDGGEAIAFASGMAAVSAVFGVVLQPGDTLVLPTDCYYTTRILARDWLPKLGITVRTASTRADALGAHLAGARLLWLETPSNPELEVCDIAALATAARREGCLVAVDNTTATAFLQDPLALGADITMASDTKALTGHADVTLGHLSTRDAELATRLRTWRTQHGATPGPMEVWLAHRSLATLPLRQARQCATALALAERLATRRDVARVCYPGLASHPGHEVAKRQMRAYGSVLSFDLVTQERAERFLGSLTLVREATSFGSVHSSAERRARWGGDAVSEGFIRFSCGTEYPDDLIADVEQALG; encoded by the coding sequence ATGCATCCCGATACCCGCATCCTCCACGCCGGGTACCCGTCCAACCGGACGCCCGGCCCGTACCTCCCCGGCCCCGCCTTCGCGGGTACCTACGTGGCGCCGGGCGATCCCGCCCAGCACCCGCTCACCTACGGCCGGTTCCACAACCCCACCTGGCTCGCGTGGGAAGCCGCACTGGCGGAGCTCGATGGCGGCGAGGCGATCGCCTTTGCCTCCGGGATGGCGGCGGTCTCCGCGGTGTTCGGCGTGGTGCTCCAGCCCGGTGACACGCTGGTGCTCCCCACCGACTGCTACTACACCACCCGCATCCTCGCCCGGGACTGGCTGCCGAAGCTCGGCATCACCGTGCGCACCGCCTCTACCCGCGCCGACGCCCTCGGCGCGCACCTGGCGGGCGCGCGGCTCCTCTGGCTCGAGACGCCCTCCAACCCCGAGCTCGAGGTCTGCGACATCGCGGCGCTGGCCACGGCCGCGCGGCGCGAGGGGTGCCTCGTGGCGGTGGACAACACCACCGCGACCGCCTTCCTGCAGGACCCGCTCGCGCTGGGCGCCGACATCACCATGGCCTCCGACACCAAGGCGCTCACCGGCCACGCCGACGTCACGCTGGGCCACCTGAGCACCCGCGACGCCGAACTCGCGACGAGGCTCCGCACCTGGCGCACCCAGCACGGCGCCACCCCGGGACCGATGGAGGTGTGGCTGGCGCATCGCTCGCTGGCCACCCTGCCGCTCCGTCAGGCGCGCCAGTGCGCCACCGCGCTCGCGCTCGCGGAGCGGCTCGCGACGCGGCGGGACGTGGCGCGGGTCTGCTACCCCGGGCTGGCCTCGCACCCGGGGCACGAAGTGGCCAAGCGGCAGATGCGCGCCTACGGCTCGGTGCTGAGCTTCGACCTGGTCACCCAGGAGCGGGCCGAGCGGTTCCTCGGGAGCCTGACGCTGGTGCGGGAAGCCACCAGCTTCGGGAGCGTCCACTCGAGCGCCGAGCGCCGCGCCCGCTGGGGCGGCGACGCGGTGAGCGAGGGGTTCATCCGGTTCTCCTGCGGCACCGAGTACCCGGACGACCTGATCGCCGACGTCGAGCAGGCGCTGGGGTAG